From one Lysinibacillus sp. G4S2 genomic stretch:
- a CDS encoding HTH-type transcriptional regulator Hpr yields the protein MALSEELYTQKEAMLYSQRIAQLSKALWKAVEKDWQQWIKPYDLNINEHHILWISYHLKGASISDVAKFGVMHVSTAFNFSKKLEERGFLKFSKRDDDKRNTYVELTEAGTDLIIEMNNNYHNTYHSVLEGSLALKDLYGRFPEFLDVMAVIRNIYGEDFIDIFERSFQHFRNSLDTMEERSTVKG from the coding sequence ATGGCTTTGTCAGAGGAATTATATACTCAAAAAGAAGCGATGCTTTATAGTCAAAGAATTGCGCAATTATCAAAAGCCTTATGGAAAGCGGTTGAAAAAGATTGGCAGCAATGGATTAAACCCTACGATTTAAATATTAACGAACATCATATTTTATGGATTTCGTATCATTTAAAAGGGGCTTCGATTTCCGATGTAGCAAAGTTTGGGGTTATGCACGTTTCGACTGCATTTAATTTTTCTAAGAAGTTAGAAGAGCGTGGATTCCTAAAGTTTTCAAAGCGGGATGACGACAAACGTAATACGTATGTTGAGTTAACAGAAGCAGGTACAGACCTTATTATTGAAATGAACAATAATTATCATAATACGTATCATTCTGTGCTTGAAGGCTCGTTAGCTTTAAAAGACTTATACGGACGCTTCCCAGAATTTTTAGATGTTATGGCTGTTATTCGTAATATATACGGAGAAGACTTCATCGACATCTTCGAGCGTTCCTTCCAGCACTTCCGTAATTCCTTGGACACGATGGAAGAACGTTCAACTGTAAAAGGATGA
- a CDS encoding YjcZ family sporulation protein translates to MGSGGYGGGGGGYGSGSSFALIVVLFILLIIVGAAFLY, encoded by the coding sequence ATGGGCAGCGGAGGATACGGCGGCGGTGGCGGCGGCTATGGTTCAGGCTCAAGCTTTGCTTTAATAGTCGTGTTATTTATTTTATTAATTATTGTTGGTGCAGCGTTCCTATACTAA
- the hemY gene encoding protoporphyrinogen oxidase, protein MMLVTQKRRKVVVVGGGITGLTAAFYLQKEAIAKELPLDIVLVESSLRLGGKIQTLRKDGFIIERGPESFFDRENYVYALAKDLGIEQELITSNAGPNYIAVGSKLYRIPSNLLSGATPLISSFITSGLFSLSGKVRAAGDFFITRSAQDDDQPLGQFFRRRFGAEVVENLVEPLLAGTFAGDIEQLSMRLTFPQLYELEQKYRSLLIGMKKSGTNFLSNNRIEKDKGIFQTFNNGLETLIEKLEESLLPGTVMKGVKVEEIEHGKDGTVQVVLNNFTQLKADAVIIATPFNTAKKMFNKHQLLTELSTMKAATIATVTMAFKKDQLGDLDALSIFVSRNSDFSITSCTWINRKWPGTTPNDYVLLRSYIGRVGDEAVVALSDTEIEKTVLQDLMKTIGVDGAPLMTVVSRWKNAMPQYTVGHEAKIERVKQELQEHFPTVKLSGSSFEGISIPECVEQGKNVANKILMEMFEQQ, encoded by the coding sequence ATGATGTTGGTGACTCAGAAAAGACGTAAGGTAGTTGTTGTAGGCGGTGGCATTACTGGCCTCACAGCTGCGTTCTATTTGCAAAAAGAAGCAATCGCAAAAGAATTGCCGTTAGATATCGTACTTGTCGAGTCGTCATTACGTCTTGGCGGAAAAATACAAACACTGAGAAAAGATGGCTTTATTATCGAGCGCGGGCCAGAATCTTTTTTTGATCGTGAGAACTATGTATATGCTTTGGCAAAGGATTTAGGAATTGAACAAGAATTGATTACAAGCAATGCAGGACCGAATTATATTGCTGTTGGTAGTAAATTATATCGAATCCCTAGTAATCTTTTGTCTGGGGCAACACCGCTTATCTCGTCATTTATTACATCAGGTTTGTTTTCACTCAGCGGTAAAGTCCGTGCAGCGGGTGATTTTTTCATCACCCGTTCTGCGCAGGATGATGACCAACCATTGGGGCAATTTTTTAGAAGAAGATTCGGTGCTGAAGTTGTGGAAAATCTAGTAGAACCATTACTTGCAGGAACATTTGCGGGTGATATAGAGCAGTTAAGCATGCGCTTAACATTCCCGCAGCTCTACGAATTAGAACAAAAATATCGTAGTCTACTTATTGGTATGAAAAAGTCTGGTACGAATTTTTTAAGTAACAATCGCATCGAGAAAGATAAGGGGATTTTTCAAACTTTTAATAATGGACTTGAGACACTTATCGAAAAGCTTGAAGAATCACTACTTCCTGGGACAGTTATGAAGGGTGTTAAAGTTGAAGAAATTGAACATGGTAAGGATGGAACTGTCCAAGTTGTGTTAAATAATTTTACACAATTAAAAGCAGATGCTGTTATTATTGCCACACCATTTAATACGGCAAAAAAAATGTTCAACAAACACCAGTTATTAACTGAATTGAGTACGATGAAGGCAGCAACTATTGCTACTGTAACAATGGCCTTTAAAAAAGATCAGTTAGGTGACTTAGATGCATTATCAATTTTTGTCTCTCGAAATAGTGATTTTTCAATAACTTCTTGCACTTGGATTAATAGAAAGTGGCCTGGCACAACACCAAATGATTATGTGCTATTACGCAGTTATATTGGACGAGTGGGTGACGAGGCAGTTGTAGCGTTATCTGATACTGAAATTGAAAAGACTGTATTGCAGGATTTAATGAAAACAATTGGTGTAGATGGAGCACCGTTGATGACAGTAGTTTCTCGCTGGAAAAATGCTATGCCGCAGTATACGGTAGGTCATGAGGCGAAGATAGAGCGTGTAAAGCAAGAATTGCAAGAACATTTTCCAACTGTTAAGCTCTCAGGAAGTTCTTTCGAAGGAATATCAATACCTGAGTGCGTTGAGCAAGGTAAAAACGTTGCTAACAAAATATTAATGGAAATGTTTGAGCAGCAATAA
- a CDS encoding ABC transporter ATP-binding protein: protein MTVLEVQHVTGGYTRKPVIKDLSFTIEKGELVGLIGLNGAGKSTTIKHIIGTMLPKEGDIRLNGVTLKENTDKYRTAFSYIPETPVLYDELTLREHLELTAMAYGLDEATLAARSQLLLKEFRMEKRLNWFPSHFSKGMRQKVMIMCAFLVNPSLYIIDEPFVGLDPLGIQSLLDQMDEKKKEGASILMSTHILSTAEKHCDRIILLHEGRVRAQGTMEDLRKAFAMPNATLDDLYIAMTKERDHEELA from the coding sequence ATGACGGTATTAGAGGTACAACATGTGACAGGTGGTTATACAAGAAAGCCTGTAATTAAAGATTTATCATTTACAATTGAAAAAGGAGAGTTGGTTGGCTTAATCGGCTTGAACGGTGCTGGTAAAAGTACAACGATTAAGCATATTATTGGAACGATGCTTCCAAAAGAAGGAGACATTCGTTTAAATGGTGTGACGTTAAAGGAAAATACGGACAAGTATCGTACAGCATTTTCTTATATTCCTGAAACACCTGTATTATACGATGAGCTAACATTACGTGAACATTTAGAATTAACTGCAATGGCTTACGGGTTAGATGAAGCAACGCTTGCAGCACGTTCGCAATTATTATTAAAGGAATTTCGAATGGAAAAACGACTTAATTGGTTCCCATCGCATTTCTCAAAAGGGATGCGTCAAAAGGTTATGATTATGTGCGCTTTTTTAGTCAATCCAAGTCTTTACATTATTGATGAGCCTTTTGTGGGACTCGATCCGCTTGGGATTCAATCCTTGCTTGATCAGATGGATGAAAAGAAAAAAGAGGGCGCTTCTATATTAATGTCGACGCATATTTTATCGACCGCTGAAAAGCATTGTGACCGCATAATTTTATTGCATGAAGGTCGTGTGCGGGCACAAGGAACAATGGAAGATCTACGAAAGGCATTTGCGATGCCAAATGCGACATTAGATGACTTATATATTGCAATGACAAAGGAGCGCGACCATGAAGAACTTGCGTGA
- a CDS encoding amidohydrolase: MNQHLLEKIDAHFDEMVAIRRHLHMHPELSFQKQDTANYIVQFYKKLGVPVEANVSGYGLIARIKGSKPGKTIALRADFDALPIQDEKDVPYRSTVPGVMHACGHDGHTATLLIIGKLLWEMRDELVGEYVLIHQHAEEVDPGGAIGMVQAGALNGVDAIFGTHLSSNHPTGMIGYRVGPTMAAVDSFEIKIQGQGGHGAHPDQTKDAIVIGSQLVINLQQLVARRVAPTESAVLSVGSFVASNADNIIADTAYLNGTIRTFNKDVRETMEREFKRIIQGTEIAHDCTIKLNYRRGYPAVVNHEKETLFVRNIAQDICDVTEIEATMGAEDFSYYLEEKPGTFFFTGAAPAEYAPHHHPKFDIDEKGMLIAAKVLVTAALDYQLIE; the protein is encoded by the coding sequence ATGAACCAACATCTACTCGAAAAGATCGATGCTCATTTTGATGAAATGGTGGCTATTCGCCGTCATCTACATATGCATCCGGAGCTAAGCTTCCAGAAGCAAGACACCGCCAATTATATTGTTCAATTTTATAAAAAGTTAGGCGTGCCGGTCGAAGCTAATGTTAGTGGCTATGGTCTGATTGCACGGATTAAAGGAAGCAAGCCTGGCAAAACAATTGCCTTACGCGCAGACTTTGATGCACTTCCTATACAAGATGAAAAAGATGTACCCTATAGATCAACTGTGCCTGGCGTAATGCATGCTTGTGGGCATGATGGTCATACGGCTACTTTGTTAATTATCGGTAAGCTATTGTGGGAAATGCGCGATGAGTTAGTTGGAGAATATGTACTAATTCACCAACATGCCGAAGAGGTTGATCCAGGTGGAGCAATTGGGATGGTACAGGCTGGGGCTTTGAATGGTGTTGATGCCATTTTTGGTACACATCTTTCTTCTAACCATCCAACAGGCATGATTGGCTACCGCGTAGGGCCGACGATGGCTGCTGTTGATAGTTTTGAAATAAAAATTCAAGGCCAGGGCGGTCATGGCGCTCATCCAGATCAAACAAAGGATGCGATTGTTATTGGCTCTCAGCTTGTTATAAATTTACAACAGCTTGTCGCACGTCGTGTTGCCCCAACCGAATCGGCTGTTTTGTCAGTTGGTTCATTCGTGGCATCTAATGCTGACAATATTATTGCCGATACAGCCTATTTAAATGGTACAATTCGAACATTTAATAAGGATGTTCGTGAAACGATGGAACGTGAGTTTAAACGGATTATTCAAGGTACAGAAATTGCGCATGATTGTACAATTAAACTGAATTATCGTCGTGGCTACCCTGCAGTTGTAAATCATGAGAAGGAAACACTGTTTGTGCGTAATATCGCACAGGATATTTGCGATGTTACTGAGATTGAAGCAACTATGGGGGCTGAAGATTTCTCTTATTACTTAGAAGAAAAGCCAGGTACATTCTTCTTTACTGGTGCCGCACCAGCTGAATATGCACCACATCATCATCCAAAATTCGATATAGATGAAAAAGGCATGCTTATTGCTGCAAAGGTATTAGTAACAGCAGCACTAGATTATCAATTAATAGAATAA
- a CDS encoding tryptophan transporter codes for MNTKNLVLMALLVGVGAALYVVTPGMVNGMKPDFMLTMMFIGILLFPTVKETFLLSLVTGVLSGLFTTFPAGLVPNIIDKAVTGFVFLIALLVLKKLVNNFVVSASLVGLGTILSGTVFLAVALFVFNANVGATFAVLFVGVVLPAVAFNVIAFAIIYPIVAKLVKRSKFKTAISI; via the coding sequence ATGAATACAAAGAATTTAGTTTTAATGGCACTTTTAGTTGGTGTCGGTGCTGCACTTTATGTAGTTACACCAGGTATGGTAAACGGTATGAAGCCTGATTTCATGCTAACAATGATGTTTATTGGCATTTTATTGTTCCCTACTGTTAAAGAAACGTTTTTACTTTCTTTAGTGACAGGTGTACTTTCCGGATTGTTTACAACGTTTCCGGCTGGCCTTGTTCCAAATATTATCGATAAAGCAGTTACAGGTTTTGTCTTTTTAATTGCCTTACTTGTACTAAAAAAATTGGTAAACAATTTCGTCGTATCAGCTAGCTTAGTTGGTTTAGGAACAATTTTATCTGGAACTGTCTTTTTAGCAGTAGCACTTTTTGTGTTCAACGCAAATGTTGGTGCAACATTCGCTGTTCTTTTTGTAGGTGTTGTACTACCTGCTGTAGCATTTAATGTCATCGCTTTTGCAATTATTTATCCTATAGTTGCAAAATTAGTGAAACGTTCTAAATTCAAGACAGCTATTTCAATTTAA
- a CDS encoding DUF3267 domain-containing protein produces the protein MHCWKILNLEHHYGTTRIILMSVIVFLTVFSLSYVTLNLFNDEHYTDHLLWLFVIAILALYPIHKCFHFLALYDLRQHLKLRVRTQFYVIPVLHMRIQEPLSKNRYILALLTPFIVINTGILIGTLLFPAYTHYGTLLLAYHCSLCLIDILYVKYLLNSPKDSQIEETPKGYEILVPPTIL, from the coding sequence ATGCATTGTTGGAAAATTTTAAACCTAGAACATCATTACGGAACAACGCGTATCATACTAATGTCTGTAATTGTTTTTTTAACCGTCTTTTCTCTTTCCTATGTAACACTTAATTTATTTAATGACGAGCACTATACCGATCATTTATTATGGCTATTTGTTATTGCTATATTAGCACTCTATCCAATTCATAAATGCTTTCACTTTCTAGCATTGTATGATTTACGTCAACATTTAAAATTACGTGTGCGTACCCAATTTTATGTTATTCCTGTTCTACACATGCGTATTCAGGAGCCTTTATCGAAAAATCGTTATATTTTAGCTTTACTCACGCCATTTATTGTTATAAATACAGGTATTTTAATTGGTACATTGCTATTCCCTGCATATACCCATTACGGCACATTGCTTTTAGCTTACCATTGTAGTCTATGTTTAATTGATATTTTGTATGTGAAATATTTATTGAATTCACCTAAAGACTCCCAAATTGAAGAGACACCAAAGGGCTATGAAATTTTAGTGCCGCCCACTATTCTCTAA
- a CDS encoding antibiotic biosynthesis monooxygenase encodes MYIYLTSGTGDFLQQLKNKYPKEEMILIHGEGNSVLIHETEGKSVFATPRKFEVLDSVHNLEERGFFFFNNIPVTDEGRPVFEHRVLNRARAIEDEPGFVAFRLLRPLNSETYIVMTQWHGPHSFEAWKSSNAFTSAHTELEEPTGVNQQNIFSAASYVTTYSVDPKEEDEA; translated from the coding sequence ATGTATATTTATTTAACTTCTGGTACAGGTGATTTTTTACAACAGTTAAAAAATAAATATCCAAAAGAAGAAATGATTTTAATACACGGAGAAGGTAACTCTGTGCTTATACATGAAACAGAAGGGAAATCTGTATTTGCCACACCACGAAAGTTTGAAGTACTAGATTCAGTCCATAATTTAGAAGAACGCGGCTTCTTCTTCTTCAACAATATTCCCGTTACAGATGAAGGTCGACCAGTTTTTGAACATCGCGTTTTAAACCGAGCACGCGCTATAGAAGATGAGCCAGGCTTTGTAGCATTTCGACTACTCCGTCCATTAAACAGTGAAACCTACATTGTTATGACACAATGGCACGGTCCTCATTCATTTGAAGCATGGAAAAGCTCAAACGCCTTTACATCAGCCCATACTGAACTTGAAGAACCAACAGGCGTAAATCAGCAAAACATTTTCTCAGCAGCTTCCTATGTCACAACCTATAGCGTCGATCCAAAAGAAGAAGACGAAGCTTAG
- a CDS encoding ABC transporter permease: MKNLRDVWSSRFMHYIGEVQKYMRFIFTGHIAIVLVFLIGAGGYQYSEWLKIVQPDFPAVVLIAVVVGILLAFSRPTSLLREPDQVYLLPLESKMSQYFKKALAWTFWSQIWVVAIVYIVSIPLLKAVTELTTFEIWSVFFLIIVLKYLSVQGEFSYRYSERGQMIWVDRLIRAVIFGVAVYMGLNMQLILVLVAVAIGCVYIVIFKKKCAGEPVPYEHFVKLEQNRMMSFYRFANYFTDVPHLRGSIRRRGWLDWIYKFVSYKKDNAQKYLVFRTFVRTDDHFYLWLRLTVISAVIAAFVDIPVVTWIVAGALSFATTIQLKQALLASGEFRMDMLYPLPDEARKEAVKQIVRLAMVVQAIIVGLCGITQPMFYVTIIIILVISELTARVSKS, from the coding sequence ATGAAGAACTTGCGTGATGTATGGTCCTCTCGCTTCATGCATTATATAGGTGAAGTGCAAAAATATATGCGATTTATTTTTACGGGGCATATAGCGATTGTACTAGTATTTCTTATTGGAGCAGGGGGCTATCAATATAGTGAATGGCTGAAAATCGTACAGCCTGATTTTCCAGCAGTGGTTTTAATTGCAGTGGTAGTGGGGATTTTACTAGCATTTAGTCGTCCAACTTCACTTTTGAGAGAGCCAGACCAAGTATATTTATTACCTTTAGAATCAAAAATGTCACAGTATTTTAAAAAGGCATTAGCGTGGACGTTTTGGTCACAAATTTGGGTTGTAGCGATAGTTTATATCGTTAGTATTCCTTTATTAAAGGCTGTTACTGAATTAACAACATTTGAGATTTGGTCAGTTTTCTTCCTTATTATTGTATTGAAGTATTTGAGCGTTCAAGGTGAATTTAGCTATCGTTATAGTGAACGTGGTCAAATGATTTGGGTGGACAGGCTAATTCGAGCTGTTATCTTTGGTGTTGCTGTGTATATGGGGCTTAATATGCAACTCATTTTAGTACTTGTTGCTGTTGCTATTGGGTGTGTGTATATTGTTATATTTAAGAAAAAATGTGCTGGTGAGCCTGTACCGTACGAGCATTTTGTGAAGCTAGAACAAAATCGCATGATGAGCTTCTATCGTTTTGCTAATTATTTCACAGACGTTCCGCATTTACGTGGAAGCATCCGCCGTCGTGGTTGGCTTGACTGGATTTACAAATTTGTGTCGTACAAGAAGGACAATGCTCAAAAGTACTTAGTGTTCCGGACATTTGTGCGTACAGACGATCATTTTTATTTATGGTTACGATTAACAGTGATTTCAGCTGTTATTGCAGCCTTTGTAGATATCCCTGTCGTTACATGGATTGTTGCAGGTGCATTGAGCTTTGCTACAACAATACAGTTAAAGCAAGCATTATTAGCAAGCGGTGAATTCCGCATGGACATGCTTTATCCTTTACCAGATGAAGCACGCAAAGAAGCGGTCAAACAAATTGTGCGACTAGCGATGGTAGTTCAAGCTATTATCGTGGGCCTTTGTGGTATCACACAGCCTATGTTTTATGTAACCATTATTATCATTTTGGTTATTAGTGAATTGACTGCTAGAGTCTCGAAATCCTGA
- a CDS encoding YtxH domain-containing protein, which produces MKAKPFLFGLTAGIVGGTIAVLFSTPQSGQQLRANLRANAESTKDKLLDVKQQVDTVKQSVNSLTIEVKNNIPQIVNDLKQTIATFTEEIEPSKNNLQQEIEALQNSISEIEKNVAHFTEKGKKSQEKISD; this is translated from the coding sequence ATGAAAGCAAAACCATTTTTATTTGGACTGACAGCTGGGATTGTCGGCGGGACAATCGCTGTACTTTTTTCAACTCCTCAATCAGGACAACAATTACGCGCTAATTTGCGAGCAAATGCTGAAAGTACTAAGGACAAACTTTTAGATGTGAAGCAGCAAGTAGACACAGTGAAACAATCCGTTAATTCATTAACAATTGAAGTGAAAAATAATATACCACAAATAGTAAATGATTTAAAACAAACAATAGCTACATTTACAGAAGAAATCGAGCCGTCAAAGAATAACTTACAACAAGAAATAGAAGCATTACAGAATTCAATAAGCGAAATCGAGAAAAATGTCGCACATTTCACAGAAAAAGGGAAAAAGTCACAAGAAAAAATTAGCGACTAA
- a CDS encoding HIT family protein has translation MSDCLFCKIIDGSIPSTKIYEDEHVYAFTDISPVAKGHTLLIPKHHCKDLFEMPADVASNLYAVAPKIANAIKAAFNPIGLNTINNNGAAAGQTVFHYHLHFIPRYDEKEGLGLIWQTQKYTPEQLSDVAESIKANL, from the coding sequence ATGAGCGATTGCCTATTTTGCAAAATCATTGATGGATCCATTCCGAGTACAAAAATTTATGAAGACGAACATGTCTATGCATTTACTGACATTTCGCCTGTAGCAAAAGGTCATACACTATTAATCCCAAAACATCACTGTAAGGATCTATTTGAAATGCCTGCGGATGTAGCTAGCAATTTATATGCAGTAGCACCGAAAATTGCAAATGCTATTAAAGCTGCTTTTAATCCAATTGGACTGAATACAATTAATAATAACGGTGCTGCAGCTGGACAAACTGTTTTCCACTACCACTTACATTTTATTCCGCGTTACGATGAAAAAGAAGGTTTGGGCTTAATTTGGCAAACACAAAAATATACACCAGAGCAATTAAGTGACGTTGCAGAAAGCATTAAAGCCAACCTTTAA
- the hemE gene encoding uroporphyrinogen decarboxylase: MTTFNDTLLRAARGERTEHTPVWYMRQAGRSQPEYRVIKEKYSLEEITHQPELCAYVTRLPVENYNVDAAILYKDIVTPLPGIGVDVEIKAGVGPVISNPIRSVADIEKLGEFNAKEHTPFVLETIKLLTEEQLNVPLIGFAGAPFTLASYMIEGGPSRNYNKTKSFMVSEPQAWFALMDKLADMIISDVTAQVEAGAKAIQVFDSWVGALNVEDYRVFIKPIMTRIFAELKKENVPLIQFGVGASHLAKEWNDLPIDVVGLDWRLPIKEARANGITKPVQGNLDPSLLLADWSVIEKRTKDIIDQGLEMPGHIFNLGHGVFPEVDPEVLKRLTTLIHEYSAQQIQARS; the protein is encoded by the coding sequence ATGACAACTTTTAATGATACACTTCTACGTGCTGCACGAGGAGAAAGAACGGAGCATACACCAGTATGGTATATGCGACAAGCAGGACGCTCTCAGCCAGAATATCGTGTAATAAAAGAAAAGTACTCCTTAGAGGAAATTACACATCAACCTGAGCTTTGCGCGTATGTAACGCGTTTACCAGTCGAAAATTACAATGTTGATGCGGCAATTTTATACAAAGATATTGTAACGCCTCTTCCGGGTATTGGTGTAGATGTAGAAATTAAAGCAGGCGTAGGTCCTGTAATTTCAAACCCTATTCGATCTGTCGCTGATATAGAAAAATTAGGTGAATTCAATGCGAAAGAACATACACCATTCGTTTTAGAAACGATTAAATTGTTAACAGAAGAGCAGTTGAATGTACCATTAATTGGCTTTGCTGGGGCGCCGTTCACTCTTGCAAGCTATATGATTGAAGGTGGGCCTTCAAGAAACTATAATAAAACAAAGTCATTTATGGTATCAGAGCCTCAAGCTTGGTTTGCATTAATGGATAAATTAGCTGACATGATTATTTCTGATGTTACTGCCCAAGTTGAAGCGGGAGCAAAGGCGATCCAAGTATTCGATTCTTGGGTTGGTGCTTTAAATGTTGAAGACTATCGTGTTTTCATTAAACCAATTATGACACGTATTTTTGCTGAGTTGAAAAAAGAAAATGTGCCACTTATTCAGTTTGGTGTCGGTGCAAGTCATTTAGCGAAAGAATGGAATGATTTACCGATAGATGTTGTTGGCTTAGATTGGCGTTTACCAATTAAAGAAGCGCGTGCAAACGGTATTACAAAACCAGTTCAAGGTAACTTAGATCCATCGCTATTACTTGCGGATTGGTCTGTTATTGAGAAGCGTACGAAAGATATTATTGATCAAGGTTTAGAAATGCCTGGACATATTTTTAACTTAGGTCATGGTGTATTCCCAGAGGTAGACCCAGAAGTGTTAAAACGCTTAACGACATTAATTCATGAATATAGTGCTCAACAAATCCAAGCACGTTCTTAA
- the hemH gene encoding ferrochelatase, translated as MKEIKGLLVMAYGTPYKEEDIEPYYTHIRHGRKPSEEHLEDLRSRYEAIGGLSPLAATTKAQAEALCARLNEVQDDVEYKLFIGLKHIHPFIEDAVEEMVAEGIKEAVSIVLAPHFSTFSIKSYNGRAVEAAAGRLTFTSVESWYDEPNFIEYWKIKVNETFHAMSEEEREKACLIVSAHSLPEKIKELGDPYEDQLIETARLIQEATGVKNVEVGWQSAGQTPEPWIGPDVQDLTRELYEQKGFRSFVYTPVGFVTEHLEVLYDNDFECKVVCDELGAKYYRPAMPNTHPLFIDAMVDAIHKKLS; from the coding sequence ATGAAAGAAATTAAAGGCTTATTAGTAATGGCATACGGAACACCCTATAAAGAAGAAGACATCGAACCTTACTATACACATATCCGCCACGGTCGCAAACCATCAGAAGAGCATTTAGAAGATTTACGTAGTCGTTATGAAGCAATCGGTGGTTTATCGCCACTTGCTGCTACTACAAAAGCACAGGCTGAAGCTTTATGTGCGCGCTTAAATGAAGTACAAGATGATGTGGAATACAAATTATTTATCGGTTTAAAGCATATCCATCCATTCATTGAAGATGCTGTAGAAGAAATGGTAGCAGAGGGGATTAAAGAAGCGGTTTCTATCGTATTAGCGCCTCATTTCTCAACGTTCTCTATTAAATCATATAATGGCCGTGCAGTAGAAGCAGCTGCAGGTCGTTTAACATTTACTTCTGTGGAATCTTGGTATGATGAACCAAATTTCATTGAGTATTGGAAAATCAAAGTGAATGAAACATTTCATGCCATGTCTGAGGAAGAACGTGAAAAAGCATGTTTAATTGTGTCTGCACATTCACTTCCAGAGAAAATTAAAGAGTTGGGCGATCCATATGAAGATCAATTAATCGAGACAGCTCGACTAATCCAAGAAGCGACAGGCGTAAAGAATGTAGAAGTTGGCTGGCAATCAGCAGGACAAACACCAGAACCTTGGATCGGTCCAGATGTTCAGGACTTAACGCGTGAACTTTACGAGCAAAAGGGCTTCCGTTCGTTCGTTTACACGCCAGTGGGCTTTGTAACAGAACATTTAGAAGTTTTATATGACAACGATTTTGAATGTAAAGTGGTTTGTGATGAACTTGGCGCGAAATATTATCGTCCGGCAATGCCAAATACACACCCATTATTTATTGATGCAATGGTTGATGCCATTCATAAAAAATTAAGCTAA